From Alligator mississippiensis isolate rAllMis1 chromosome 1, rAllMis1, whole genome shotgun sequence:
TCCATAGTACAAAGGCTTTGTTTAAAATCCTGATTCTAGTGTGCGACTTGCCTGTGGATGGCTAGGAAAGGTTGCATTCACTTGGTATAGAAAGTCCATCAAGATAAATGTTTCTAGAGAACTGAAATGACTATTTTCTTTCAGCTCAGCTTAACATTGGCAATGTCCTGCCTGTTGGCACCATGCCAGAAGGCACCATTGTTTGCTGCCTTGAAGAGAAACCTGGTGACCGTGGTAAGCTGGCCCGTGCTTCTGGAAACTATGCCACAGTTATCTCTCACAATCCTGAAACCAAGAAAACCAGAGTGAAGCTGCCTTCAGGTTCCAAGAAGGTGATCTCTTCTGCAAACAGAGCTGTTGTGGGTAAGTCGCAAGTGACAGCTGTGCATCCATACAGTCCTTAAATCACTATAGCCAAACTAGTGACAGCTGAGAGAACAGGCTCCCTGTTACCCCACAGCCAAATTAGAGATGTTGTGTTGTAGACCCAGTATTTTAGATGTCCCTCATTGAAAAATGTATATGTACTTTACCCAGATAAGTCCTTGCTTATGCACAAAATTAATGTGTGGGGTAGTGGTGGGAACTGATTGacttgttttgcatttttaaagctTCTGAAGCAAGAGGAGCATATGCTAGCAGCACTTACTGTGGTTTGCTTCTGTAGCCTCAGTTATGCTAGCCTTGCTTGAAGAAACTGAAGGGAAACTTCCTATTATGTAGGAAAtggcactgattttttttaagtcagtggCCCAGCAGCCTCAAATTCAGCCTCCTCTTAGAGAAGTAGGGGTCAAGGTCACTTAATTCTGACTCtaaaacagtgcttctcaaactgaTGTGGCAGACCGgcaatttttttccagtgggccagggactggtgcctggttcagccggtggcagcaactgcatgtaacagcgctacaTAAAAACAcaactggctgtttctttctctttcctcatctCGCATGACGTGATGTCACCTGGAGTGTTAGAACGTCTGAACTGTAGCGCCATGacatattttcagaagcataacattgatatttCTTTCCTGGCGACTGGTGGCTTGTGGACTGGCACTGGGCCacagaccaccactttgagaagcactgctctagaatACAGTTGCATTCCAACTTGTCCCAAACTGTCAGGACAGCTATGGTCAGGGGCAGGTGATGTGTGAATCCTGTGCAAGCGTTCCTAAAAATGGGATTTCTCAGGATAAGTATCATTAGGAAAAATCCACTTGGGACCATGTTAATGGCAAACTCTTCCCAAATTAGGTACCTGAACTTGTACTTGCCACATTCCTTTAGTAGTAGCAGGGCAGCTTTGTGTTTTcatttgctaatacaagtacttgTTCCCTGGAATAAGGGAAGCAAGGTCCAAATCTCAGATGGAGAGTTGCTAATCATTTTCAAGAGCTTGAAGGAAGGAGTAATGAGTTGAAAAGGCATTTAGGGCAGTGTTGCTGAAGAGAAGAACTCTTCTGCTTTGTTGGCCAACTTTAATGCATATGGAGTCCTTGTTGGTACAGAATATGAGATGCTGAGGAGTTCAGGTTTACAGGACAGGTCTTGTCCAGACTTTCACATGTGGTGGTGAGCTCGTGCACCTATAAATCATTTAAAGCAAATAGCCTGGCCTTAGGCAATGTATGagttagtttttctttttaaaatttgaataaTGATAGTAACAGCATTTGATGTAGCATGAACAGATTCTTTTCCTTTAAGTTATCCTATCAGATTAAGTTCTTCATCTTTAAATGAAGACTTATCTGAATTAATTAAAGCCTTTCACTTAAAAAGTTATTTTGGAACCAAGGCTATAATAATCATTTAATGTGAATTCCAGGCATTGTTGCTGGTGGAGGTCGTATTGACAAACCTATCTTAAAGGCTGGTCGTGCCTACCATAAATATAAGGCTAAGCGGAACTGCTGGCCCCGTGTTCGTGGTGTGGCTATGAACGTAAGTATCTTGGCTTTCGAGTGCCTCTCTTCTGTACCTCATCTGAAGTATAAGATTCGTACATTTTAAGAGTGTAATTGCTTGCAAGAACAGTATTGTGGTCAAGTCCTAATGCTAGAAAACAGATAGTATCCTTCCCGTATTAAATGTCTTCATTGTTAGCAGATGAAGCAATATCTTTCCTCACCTAAAGTTTCTTTATGTAAAGGAATAAGTCCCTGTTGAGCTCTTACTTTCTTGTCATGAATGCTAGTCTTAACTTTTATTGTAACTTTTGAACATTCTTGGCTGCCTGCTATTTCCAAATACATTGACTGTGGTGTATTCTCTTCATAGCCTGTAGAACATCCTTTCGGTGGTGGTAACCATCAGCACATTGGTAAGCCATCCACCATCAGGAGAGATGCTCCAGCTGGGCGCAAGGTTGGTCTTATTGCTGCCCGTCGTACTGGAAGACTGCGTGGAACAAAGACCGTGCAGGAGAAAGAGAACTAATGTCTTTCAGTGTACATCTTGCAcagtaaaatttttaaaaaatggtgccTTGTGTAGTTTGTGAACCTCTAATCCCAAATTCTACTTGTAGTAGTGCTTTTTTGGggaattttttccttttcactgaAAGGAGGCAAAAATGAGCCGTTAGTCTCTATTGTGAAAGTGAAGTCTTTAAGCGGTATGTTTTAGTCAGCACTGGACAAAGATAAGTGAGGCTGCTATCTAGTGTGCGAATTAAATGAGAGAAAGAGAATCAAGCCATCAGAAGTTAAGCCTCTACAGAGAAGCTTTGCTTAAAAATTCTTCCTTCAAAGAATGTTAACAAATCTCTAAAAGCATTAGAAGATGGAATACTCTTCCTTTAATAAGAGAATGAGACTTCACCACTAGCTGATCAAGCAATATTTTGcctaatcctgctttgagcaggcagttggactagatgacctcctgagatccctaactttctatgattctaagcaaCTATCCTAAAGTGCTGTTTTATTATTCTGTCCACTGGACCATATTGAAGCTTTGAGTGTTTGCAGGAGTAGAATTTGCAGACATGGCATTTGAAGTGTACAAATGTCCTAGCTCAGAGAAGTAGCAAGTACTGTAGCTTCCACTTTGAGGGGAAGTAATAATTACATATAGCCCAAAGGAACAACTACTTGTAGGAGCCTTATGTAAGCAAATAAGCTGCTCATAGTGCAACTGCTGCTCATGTATGAGTCTCTGGGTAGGATAGGAACAAAGGAAATATCTTTTTTGGCTGTGTGAAAGCTGGCTGAAGTCATGTAATAGGACATGGCAAcaaaggtgtgggggaagggtatTGGTCAGCATGCAGAAGGTGATTAAGGAATTAGTGTAATAACAATCAGGACACTAGAAATGAACATTTTGTGGCAGGGTACAAGACCACTGATTTCTGCAAAGTAAAAATTAGACGTTGGTTATTTAATTTCCCTAACACTTTCCTAAAGTAGATTCTTGAAATGCAAGTCCCTTTTCAATGGACATTAGCCTTTTCTGTATTTGCTGCCACAGtcagaaagataaatgcagacTTGGCAACACAAGTTAAACAACATGCAGATGGTTGTGTATGCAGGTTTATTCTT
This genomic window contains:
- the RPL8 gene encoding large ribosomal subunit protein uL2, with the translated sequence MGRVIRGQRKGAGSVFRAHVKHRKGPAKLRAVDFAERHGYIKGIVKDIIHDPGRGAPLAKIVFRDPYRFKKRTELFIAAEGIHTGQFVYCGKKAQLNIGNVLPVGTMPEGTIVCCLEEKPGDRGKLARASGNYATVISHNPETKKTRVKLPSGSKKVISSANRAVVGIVAGGGRIDKPILKAGRAYHKYKAKRNCWPRVRGVAMNPVEHPFGGGNHQHIGKPSTIRRDAPAGRKVGLIAARRTGRLRGTKTVQEKEN